A genomic stretch from Pseudomonas sp. MUP55 includes:
- a CDS encoding carboxynorspermidine decarboxylase, whose translation MIKTPYYLIDKQKLLVNMQKIAYVREQSGAKALLALKCFATWSVFDLMQQYMDGTTSSSLYELKLGRQKFEGEAHAYSVAWADDEIEEMLDNCDKIIFNSISQLQRFAERSEGKTRGLRVNPQVSSSDYLLADPARPFSRLGEWDPVKIDGVIDQISGFMFHNNCENGDFSLFDKMLGTIEERFGALLHKVKWVSLGGGIHFTGEGYALDAFCARLKAFSEKYGVQVYLEPGEAAITNSASLEVTVLDTLYNGKNLAVVDSSIEAHLLDLLIYRLNAKLAPSEGEHTYMVCGKSCLAGDIFGEYQFDRPLAIGDRLSFIDTAGYTMVKKNWFNGLKMPSIVVKQLDGTVEVVREFGYDDYLSSLS comes from the coding sequence ATGATCAAAACGCCGTACTACCTCATCGACAAACAGAAGCTTCTGGTCAACATGCAGAAGATTGCCTATGTGCGCGAGCAGTCCGGCGCCAAGGCGCTGCTGGCGCTCAAGTGCTTTGCCACCTGGTCGGTGTTCGACCTGATGCAGCAATACATGGACGGCACCACCTCGTCGTCGCTGTATGAGCTCAAGCTCGGTCGCCAGAAGTTTGAAGGCGAGGCGCACGCCTACAGCGTGGCCTGGGCCGACGATGAAATCGAAGAGATGCTGGATAACTGCGACAAGATCATCTTCAACTCCATCAGCCAGCTGCAGCGCTTTGCCGAACGCAGCGAAGGCAAGACCCGTGGCCTGCGCGTGAACCCGCAGGTGAGCAGCTCCGATTACCTGCTGGCCGACCCGGCGCGCCCGTTCAGCCGCCTGGGCGAGTGGGACCCGGTGAAGATCGACGGCGTGATCGATCAGATCTCAGGCTTCATGTTCCACAACAACTGCGAGAACGGCGACTTCAGCCTGTTCGACAAGATGCTCGGCACCATCGAAGAACGCTTCGGCGCGCTGCTGCACAAGGTCAAGTGGGTCAGCCTCGGCGGCGGCATCCATTTCACCGGTGAAGGCTATGCGCTGGACGCGTTCTGCGCGCGGTTGAAGGCATTTTCCGAGAAGTACGGCGTGCAGGTGTACCTGGAACCCGGCGAAGCGGCCATCACCAACAGTGCCTCCCTGGAAGTCACGGTGCTCGACACGCTCTACAACGGCAAAAATCTTGCCGTGGTCGACAGCTCCATCGAAGCCCACCTGCTGGACCTGCTGATCTACCGCCTCAACGCCAAGCTGGCGCCGAGCGAGGGTGAGCACACCTACATGGTGTGCGGCAAATCCTGCCTGGCCGGCGACATCTTCGGCGAGTATCAATTTGATCGTCCGCTGGCCATCGGCGATCGGCTGTCGTTCATCGACACCGCTGGCTACACCATGGTCAAGAAAAACTGGTTCAACGGCCTGAAAATGCCGTCCATCGTAGTGAAACAACTCGACGGTACAGTCGAGGTGGTTCGTGAATTTGGTTACGACGACTACCTGTCCAGCCTTTCGTAA
- the glsB gene encoding glutaminase B produces the protein MQALLESILDEVRPLIGLGKVADYISALADVPANQLGIAVYGNDGAAYCAGDADTLFSVQSISKVFSLVQAIDHGGETIWERLGHEPSGQPFNSMVQLEFERGRPRNPFINAGALVICDINQSRFAVPILSMRDFVRRLSGNPQILVNSAVAESEAQHGARNAAMAYLMKAFGNFHNDVDAVLHSYFNYCALQMSCLDLARAFSFLANEGVSAHSGEQILTARQTKQVNSIMATSGLYDEAGNFAYRVGLPGKSGVGGGIVAVVPGQFTVCVWSPELNAAGNSLAGMKALELLSERIGWSVF, from the coding sequence ATGCAGGCGCTGCTGGAGTCGATCCTCGACGAAGTGCGCCCCCTGATCGGCCTCGGCAAAGTCGCCGACTACATCTCCGCCCTGGCCGATGTGCCCGCCAACCAGCTGGGCATCGCGGTATACGGCAACGACGGCGCAGCCTACTGCGCCGGTGATGCCGACACGCTGTTCTCGGTGCAGAGCATTTCCAAGGTGTTCAGCCTGGTGCAGGCCATCGACCACGGCGGCGAAACCATTTGGGAACGCCTGGGCCACGAACCGTCGGGGCAGCCATTCAACTCCATGGTGCAACTGGAATTCGAACGCGGCCGCCCGCGCAACCCATTTATCAACGCCGGCGCGCTGGTGATCTGCGACATCAACCAGTCACGCTTCGCCGTGCCGATCCTGTCGATGCGCGACTTCGTACGACGCCTGTCCGGCAACCCGCAGATCCTGGTCAACAGCGCGGTCGCCGAGTCGGAAGCGCAGCACGGCGCGCGCAACGCGGCCATGGCCTACCTGATGAAAGCCTTCGGCAATTTTCACAACGATGTGGACGCGGTGCTGCACAGTTACTTCAATTACTGCGCTTTGCAGATGAGCTGCCTGGACCTGGCCAGGGCGTTCAGCTTTCTGGCCAACGAGGGCGTGAGCGCCCACAGTGGCGAGCAGATTCTGACGGCGCGCCAGACCAAACAGGTGAACTCGATCATGGCCACCAGCGGGCTGTATGACGAGGCGGGCAATTTTGCCTACCGGGTGGGATTACCGGGCAAGAGCGGGGTAGGCGGCGGGATCGTCGCGGTGGTGCCGGGGCAGTTTACGGTGTGCGTGTGGTCGCCGGAATTGAATGCGGCGGGGAATTCGCTGGCGGGGATGAAGGCGTTGGAACTGTTGAGTGAGCGGATTGGGTGGTCGGTGTTTTAG
- a CDS encoding LLM class flavin-dependent oxidoreductase codes for MSIEFIGYIGGHHASEIHPRSGPTLQPDYVERVARAHEEAGFDRALVAFHSNSPDSTLIAAHAASVTQRLKFLIAHRPGFAQPTLAARQFATLDVFNGGRTAVHIITGGDDRELRADGSHIGKDERYARTDEYLSVVRQEWTSDKPFDFAGKFYQVEGAYSTVKSPQQPHIPVYFGGSSAAAIAVAGKHADVYALWGETYEQVREVVTQVRAEAARHGRTIRFSLSLRPILAETEELAWQRADSILQQATALAEKSGFVRREPPNEGSRRLLAAAAQGSRLDKRLWTGIAGLLGAQGNSTSLVGTAEQVAQALLDYYDLGITTFLIRGFDPLNDAIDYGKTLIPLTRQLVAERERARQVA; via the coding sequence ATGAGCATCGAATTCATCGGCTACATCGGCGGCCATCATGCCTCCGAAATTCACCCGCGCAGTGGCCCCACCCTGCAGCCGGACTACGTTGAACGTGTGGCGCGCGCCCACGAAGAGGCCGGCTTCGACCGTGCCCTGGTGGCCTTCCACTCCAACAGCCCGGACAGCACGCTGATCGCCGCCCACGCCGCCAGCGTGACGCAACGGCTCAAATTCCTGATCGCCCACCGCCCAGGCTTCGCCCAGCCCACGTTGGCCGCGCGCCAGTTCGCCACGCTGGATGTGTTCAACGGTGGCCGTACCGCCGTGCATATCATCACCGGCGGCGACGACCGCGAGCTGCGCGCCGACGGTAGCCATATCGGCAAGGACGAGCGCTATGCGCGCACCGACGAATACTTGAGCGTGGTGCGTCAGGAATGGACCAGCGACAAGCCCTTCGACTTTGCCGGCAAGTTCTATCAGGTCGAGGGCGCGTATTCCACGGTGAAGTCGCCGCAACAGCCGCATATCCCGGTGTACTTCGGCGGCTCGTCCGCGGCGGCGATTGCAGTGGCGGGCAAGCATGCGGACGTGTATGCGCTGTGGGGCGAAACCTATGAGCAGGTGCGCGAGGTGGTGACCCAGGTGCGCGCCGAAGCGGCGCGGCACGGGCGTACGATTCGCTTCAGTCTGTCATTGCGCCCGATCCTGGCCGAGACCGAGGAACTGGCGTGGCAGCGGGCGGACAGCATCTTGCAGCAAGCCACGGCGCTGGCTGAAAAAAGCGGTTTTGTGCGGCGCGAACCGCCCAATGAAGGCTCGCGCCGGTTGCTGGCGGCAGCGGCGCAAGGCTCGCGTCTGGATAAACGTCTGTGGACCGGGATTGCCGGCTTGCTCGGCGCACAGGGCAATTCCACCTCGCTGGTGGGCACGGCCGAACAGGTCGCGCAGGCGCTGCTGGATTACTACGACCTGGGCATCACAACATTCCTGATTCGCGGGTTCGATCCGCTCAACGATGCGATCGACTACGGCAAGACGCTGATACCGCTGACCCGCCAGCTGGTCGCCGAACGCGAACGGGCCAGGCAAGTCGCTTGA
- a CDS encoding TonB-dependent siderophore receptor, giving the protein MLAPATRSITFTLSLFSLALSPQLLAETDPEHAPANALQLGATRITAEGLGATTEDTGAYTTGSMSTATRLNLSIKDTPQSISVITRQQMDDFNLNTLTDVLRQTTGINVQHNDSDRVSYTSRGYGINNFQIDGMLNTFGYMKSDADTIIYDHIEVVRGATGLTTGAGDPSATVNMVRKRPTAQWQAKTGISGATHDNYYSYLDVGGPLAFDGKLRGRSVLAYRDSQSFRDNYALQRAVGYGILEGDLSDDTVLAVGFDYQDKQVQGTSWGTVPYWNSQGGKAGLSRSTNMAAHWSSWPLTDKTTFATLDHRLGGDWHLKAAYTHRQSDTDGKVYYGGAGFPNADRSGMTAWASHMRGTSRMEALDLNLAGSYALLGREHALMMGYGEAAQRDSSPFMRSNLPADYYVIEDWKHMGGIGKFSDDVTDLKGEHSKKQQKAGYLATRLSLTDRLHAVLGSRYGSWELESATPQYNADDQLTASGKTRQTHNDMWTPYAGLLYDITPQYTVYASYTDIFKPQEARDANRKYLEPVVGSNYEVGLKGSVLNERLNLAAAYFWSTQDNVAERDDSVPPNPVTGEEYYKSGGKGNKVKGFELEAAGEITPDWNLTAGYTYTHSVNGAGTRNNTGQPLNLLKVSSAYRLPGAWRNLTVGGAVNWQSDIYDFGNRPTGARNSEGRLITTRERITQQGYTVVNLMSRYQFDEHVTASINVNNLFDKKYYERVGFYNGVYWGDPRSITLALDWKL; this is encoded by the coding sequence ATGCTCGCGCCCGCTACCCGTTCCATCACCTTCACCCTTAGCCTGTTCAGCCTGGCGCTGAGCCCGCAATTGCTGGCCGAAACCGACCCCGAACACGCCCCCGCCAACGCCCTTCAATTGGGTGCGACCCGTATCACCGCCGAAGGCCTGGGTGCGACTACCGAGGACACTGGCGCCTACACCACCGGTTCCATGAGCACCGCCACCCGCCTGAACCTGTCGATCAAGGACACCCCGCAATCGATCTCGGTGATCACGCGCCAGCAGATGGATGATTTCAATCTCAACACCCTGACCGACGTGCTGCGCCAGACCACCGGCATCAACGTCCAGCACAATGATTCAGACCGCGTGTCCTATACATCCCGCGGCTACGGCATCAACAACTTCCAGATCGACGGGATGCTCAACACCTTCGGCTACATGAAGTCCGACGCAGACACCATCATCTACGACCACATCGAAGTGGTTCGCGGCGCCACCGGCCTCACCACCGGCGCGGGCGACCCCTCGGCCACCGTCAACATGGTCCGCAAGCGCCCTACCGCCCAATGGCAGGCCAAAACCGGGATAAGCGGCGCCACCCACGACAACTACTACAGCTACCTCGATGTGGGTGGCCCGCTGGCCTTCGACGGCAAACTGCGTGGGCGCAGCGTGCTGGCCTACCGTGACAGCCAGTCATTTCGCGACAACTACGCGCTGCAGCGGGCGGTGGGCTACGGCATTCTTGAGGGCGACCTTTCCGACGACACCGTGCTGGCCGTGGGCTTCGATTACCAGGACAAACAGGTTCAGGGCACGTCCTGGGGCACCGTGCCCTACTGGAACAGCCAGGGCGGCAAGGCCGGGCTGTCGCGCTCCACCAATATGGCGGCGCACTGGAGTTCCTGGCCACTGACCGACAAAACCACCTTCGCCACCCTCGACCATCGGCTCGGCGGCGACTGGCACCTGAAGGCCGCCTACACCCACCGCCAGAGCGATACCGACGGCAAGGTGTACTACGGCGGTGCGGGTTTCCCCAATGCCGACCGCAGCGGCATGACCGCCTGGGCCAGCCATATGCGCGGCACGTCGAGAATGGAAGCCCTCGACCTCAACCTGGCTGGCAGCTACGCGCTGCTGGGCCGCGAACACGCGCTGATGATGGGCTATGGCGAGGCGGCGCAACGGGACAGTTCGCCCTTCATGCGCAGCAACCTGCCCGCCGACTACTACGTCATCGAGGACTGGAAACACATGGGCGGCATCGGCAAGTTCAGCGATGACGTCACCGACCTCAAGGGCGAGCACAGCAAGAAACAACAGAAAGCCGGCTACCTGGCCACGCGACTGAGCCTGACTGATCGTCTGCACGCCGTACTCGGCAGTCGCTATGGCAGCTGGGAGCTGGAAAGTGCCACCCCCCAATACAATGCCGACGATCAACTGACCGCGTCCGGCAAGACCCGCCAGACCCATAACGATATGTGGACGCCCTACGCCGGGCTGCTCTACGACATCACCCCGCAGTACACCGTCTACGCGAGCTACACCGACATTTTCAAACCTCAGGAGGCGCGCGATGCCAACAGGAAATACCTGGAACCCGTGGTGGGCAGCAACTATGAGGTTGGGCTTAAGGGCAGCGTGCTGAACGAGCGCCTGAACCTGGCGGCTGCGTATTTCTGGAGCACCCAGGACAATGTCGCCGAGCGCGATGACTCGGTGCCGCCAAACCCGGTCACCGGCGAGGAATATTACAAATCCGGCGGCAAGGGCAACAAGGTGAAGGGGTTCGAATTGGAAGCAGCCGGGGAAATCACCCCGGACTGGAACCTGACCGCAGGCTACACCTACACCCACTCGGTGAACGGCGCAGGCACGCGCAACAACACCGGTCAGCCGTTGAACCTGCTGAAGGTGTCCAGCGCTTACCGACTGCCAGGCGCCTGGCGCAACCTTACCGTGGGTGGCGCGGTGAATTGGCAGAGCGACATCTATGACTTCGGCAACCGGCCCACGGGAGCACGCAACAGCGAGGGCCGACTGATCACCACGCGGGAGCGAATCACCCAGCAGGGCTACACGGTGGTCAACCTGATGTCGCGCTACCAGTTCGATGAACACGTTACGGCGTCGATTAACGTCAACAATCTATTTGATAAAAAGTATTACGAACGCGTTGGCTTTTATAACGGCGTGTATTGGGGCGATCCACGCTCGATCACGCTGGCGCTTGACTGGAAGCTATAA
- a CDS encoding saccharopine dehydrogenase family protein, protein MKKNVLIIGAGGVAKVVAHKCAQHNDELGRIAIASRNISKCQAIIDSVKAKGSLKVPAQIQAFALNALDVEATKALIRETDSQIVINVGSAFLNMSVLRACIDTGVAYLDTAIHEEPGKVCETPPWYGNYEWNHLQECKEKNITAILGVGFDPGVVNAYAALAQQQHFDRIDSIDILDVNAGSHGKYFATNFDPEINFREFTGQVWSWQNSQWTSNTMFEVKRTDDLPVVGSQNLYLTGHDEVHSLSKNLDVPNVRFWMSFGEHYINVFTVLKNLGLLSEKPVKTAEGLEVVPLKVVKAVLPDPSSLAPGYTGKTCIGDLVKGTKNGQPREMFIYNVADHEEAFAETDSQGISYTAGVPPVAAALLVARGEWDVKHMANVEELPAEPFLKALDVMGLPTRIKDEHGDRAWDAKA, encoded by the coding sequence TTGAAAAAGAACGTTCTTATCATTGGTGCAGGAGGTGTCGCCAAGGTGGTGGCCCACAAGTGCGCGCAGCACAACGACGAACTCGGTCGTATTGCTATCGCGTCGCGCAACATCTCCAAATGCCAGGCCATCATCGACAGCGTCAAGGCCAAGGGTAGCCTCAAGGTACCCGCCCAGATCCAGGCCTTCGCGCTGAACGCCCTGGACGTGGAAGCGACCAAGGCCCTGATCCGCGAGACCGACTCGCAGATCGTCATCAACGTAGGTTCCGCGTTTCTCAACATGTCAGTGCTGCGTGCCTGCATCGACACGGGCGTGGCTTACCTGGACACCGCCATCCACGAAGAGCCGGGCAAGGTCTGCGAGACCCCGCCGTGGTACGGCAACTATGAATGGAACCACCTGCAAGAGTGCAAAGAGAAGAACATCACCGCCATCCTTGGCGTGGGCTTCGACCCAGGTGTCGTCAACGCATACGCCGCACTGGCGCAGCAACAGCATTTCGACCGCATTGATTCGATCGACATTCTCGACGTCAATGCCGGCTCCCATGGCAAATACTTCGCCACCAATTTCGACCCGGAAATCAACTTCCGCGAGTTCACCGGACAGGTGTGGAGCTGGCAGAACAGCCAGTGGACCAGCAACACCATGTTCGAAGTCAAACGCACCGACGATCTGCCGGTAGTCGGTTCGCAGAACCTTTACCTCACCGGCCACGATGAAGTGCACTCGCTGTCGAAAAACCTCGACGTGCCGAACGTGCGTTTCTGGATGAGCTTCGGCGAACACTACATCAACGTGTTCACCGTGCTGAAAAACCTCGGCCTGCTTTCCGAGAAGCCGGTCAAGACCGCCGAAGGCCTGGAAGTGGTGCCGTTGAAAGTGGTCAAGGCCGTATTGCCCGACCCGTCTTCGCTCGCTCCGGGCTACACCGGCAAGACCTGCATTGGCGACCTGGTCAAAGGCACCAAAAACGGCCAGCCGCGTGAAATGTTCATCTACAACGTGGCCGATCACGAAGAAGCCTTCGCTGAAACCGACAGCCAGGGCATCTCCTACACCGCCGGCGTTCCGCCAGTGGCCGCCGCGCTGCTGGTAGCGCGTGGTGAGTGGGACGTGAAGCACATGGCCAACGTTGAGGAACTGCCGGCTGAGCCGTTCCTCAAAGCGCTGGATGTGATGGGCTTGCCGACTCGGATCAAAGACGAGCACGGCGATCGCGCCTGGGATGCAAAGGCCTGA
- a CDS encoding GFA family protein, whose product MSKTSQGSCLCGAIRYQVTTPLKAATHCHCKKCQKGHGAAFASYASAPRTAVNIHAAADALRGYESSPGVTRQFCSQCGSSLFWSDANGAYPGWISIALGTLDTPFSASEQTHSCVESKVGWLSALQSI is encoded by the coding sequence ATGAGTAAAACCAGCCAAGGCAGCTGCCTCTGCGGCGCAATCCGCTATCAGGTCACGACACCGCTCAAGGCCGCCACCCACTGCCACTGCAAAAAATGTCAGAAGGGCCACGGCGCAGCGTTCGCCAGCTACGCAAGCGCACCCAGGACAGCGGTGAACATTCACGCTGCCGCAGATGCGCTGCGGGGCTATGAATCCTCGCCGGGCGTGACCCGTCAATTCTGCTCGCAGTGCGGCTCGTCACTGTTTTGGTCGGATGCCAACGGCGCTTATCCGGGCTGGATTTCGATTGCGCTGGGCACATTGGACACGCCTTTCAGTGCGTCGGAACAAACGCACAGCTGTGTTGAGTCCAAGGTGGGCTGGCTTAGTGCACTCCAATCGATTTGA
- a CDS encoding GNAT family N-acetyltransferase — protein sequence MDTPDILVLQASYTNAVHADAIGSLLNHYAQDPMGGGHTLPADLLQQLPAELAKRPHAFSVLAFIGGEPAGLVNCFEGFSTFACRPLVNVHDVVVDKKFRGLGLSQKLLQKVEEIARQRGCCKITLEVLEGNDLAQSAYRKFGFDDSVFDPAHGRMLFWSKAL from the coding sequence ATGGACACCCCAGACATCCTGGTGCTGCAAGCCAGTTACACCAACGCCGTGCACGCCGATGCCATCGGTTCGCTGCTCAACCACTATGCTCAAGACCCAATGGGTGGCGGCCACACCTTGCCAGCCGATCTGTTGCAGCAACTGCCTGCGGAGCTGGCCAAGCGCCCTCATGCGTTCAGTGTGCTGGCGTTCATCGGTGGTGAACCCGCTGGATTGGTCAATTGCTTCGAGGGGTTCTCGACGTTCGCTTGCCGACCGCTGGTCAACGTCCACGATGTGGTGGTGGACAAAAAGTTTCGTGGCTTGGGGTTGAGCCAGAAGCTGCTGCAAAAGGTCGAGGAAATCGCCCGCCAGCGCGGTTGCTGCAAGATCACCCTGGAAGTGCTTGAAGGTAACGACCTGGCGCAGTCGGCCTATCGCAAGTTCGGTTTTGACGATTCGGTATTTGATCCCGCCCACGGCCGCATGTTGTTCTGGAGCAAGGCGCTTTAA
- the zapE gene encoding cell division protein ZapE, whose product MTFDSPLAAYQYAIAQQGFVPDDAQQHAVDALQICHQALHQARSPICGVYLWGPVGRGKTWLMDQFYHSLRVPARRQHFHHFMGWVHQRLFQLTGIKDPLQALARELSREVRVLCFDELFVNDIGDAIILGRLFQVMFEEGVVMVCTSNQPPDQLYADGFNRERLLPGIEAIKRHMQVVAVDGSEDHRLHPGVGLQRYWVNQPDALAAVFKQLSAGHTVSDAKAVSVGHRTVKVVQASDEVLWCCYAELCEQPLAAMDFMLLCDRYKAIVLAQVPNLSAQQRPGRIARGTEDGAERVAAGDRQLPALSMHDDSVRRFIALVDECYDRKVPLFIEAAVPLESLYTQGYLAFAFRRTLSRLQEMQLQRFGA is encoded by the coding sequence ATGACTTTCGACTCGCCGCTCGCCGCTTATCAATACGCTATCGCCCAGCAGGGCTTTGTGCCCGACGACGCTCAACAACACGCTGTCGACGCTTTGCAAATCTGTCATCAGGCTTTGCATCAGGCTCGTTCGCCCATTTGCGGCGTTTACCTGTGGGGGCCGGTGGGGCGGGGCAAGACCTGGCTGATGGATCAGTTCTACCACAGCCTGCGCGTGCCGGCTCGACGTCAGCATTTTCATCACTTCATGGGCTGGGTACACCAGCGCCTGTTCCAGCTCACCGGTATCAAGGACCCGCTGCAGGCGTTGGCGCGGGAGCTGAGCCGGGAGGTGCGGGTACTGTGCTTCGATGAGCTGTTCGTCAATGACATCGGTGACGCGATCATCCTCGGGCGTCTGTTTCAGGTGATGTTCGAGGAGGGCGTGGTGATGGTCTGTACCTCCAATCAACCGCCTGACCAGCTGTACGCCGACGGCTTCAACCGTGAACGTTTGCTGCCCGGTATCGAGGCGATCAAGCGGCATATGCAGGTGGTGGCGGTGGACGGCAGCGAGGACCATCGCTTGCATCCCGGTGTTGGCCTGCAGCGCTACTGGGTCAATCAGCCGGATGCACTGGCCGCTGTGTTCAAGCAGTTGAGCGCCGGGCATACCGTCAGCGACGCGAAGGCGGTGAGCGTGGGGCACCGCACCGTCAAGGTGGTGCAGGCCAGCGACGAGGTACTTTGGTGTTGTTACGCCGAACTGTGCGAGCAGCCCCTGGCTGCGATGGATTTCATGCTGCTGTGTGACCGTTACAAGGCCATTGTGTTGGCACAAGTGCCCAACCTCAGCGCACAACAGCGCCCCGGTCGCATTGCCCGTGGCACCGAAGACGGGGCCGAGCGCGTCGCCGCTGGGGATCGGCAATTGCCGGCGTTGTCGATGCACGATGACAGCGTGCGTCGCTTTATCGCGCTGGTGGATGAATGTTACGACCGCAAAGTGCCGTTGTTCATCGAGGCCGCAGTGCCACTGGAGAGTCTTTACACCCAAGGCTACCTGGCATTTGCCTTTCGTCGCACCTTAAGTCGCTTGCAGGAAATGCAGCTGCAGCGCTTCGGCGCCTGA